The Pseudomonas asiatica sequence CGTTCTCGGTCAAAGGTGCCGACGGCCAGGTCTGGCGCCCGCAGAACTACGATCGTCGCCCGCATGGCACCATCTACCTGTACCAGGGGCTGGCCAACTCCTACAACCTGTCGACTGCCAAGATCGGCCTGGAAGTGGGTGTGCCCAACGTGATCAAGACCATTGGCCGGCTGGGAGTGAACGTTGACTGGCCAGCCTTCCCGGCCATGCTGCTGGGTGCCGGCGGCATGTCGCCAATGCAGGTCGCGACGATGTACCAGACCATCGCCAACGGCGGCTTCAATACCCCGATGCGCGGTATCCGCAGCGTGCTCACCGCCGAGGGCGAGCCGCTAAAACGCTACCCGTTCCAGATCCAGCAAACCTTCGACCCGGGGGCTATCTACCTGGTGCAGAACGCCATGCAGCGGGTGATGCGCGAAGGCACCGGCCGCTCGGTGTACAACACTTTGCCGCGCAATCTCACCCTGGCGGGCAAGACCGGTACCAGTAACGATTCGCGCGACAGCTGGTTCTCCGGGTTCAGTCAGGACCTGCTGGCCGTGGTATGGATGGGTCGTGACGACAACGGCAAGACGCCATTTACTGGTGCCACCGGCGCCCTGCAGGTGTGGACCAGCTTCATGAAGAAGGCCGACCCGCTGCCGCTGGACATGCCGCAACCGGACAACGTGGTGCAGGCCTGGATTGACCCGTACAGCGGCCATGGGTCTGATGGCAGCTGTCCGGGAGCGGTGCAGATGCCGTATATTCGCGGGAGTGAACCGCCCGCCGGCGCGACCTGTGGCGGCGAGCAGGATCCAGTTGAATCGGTCATGGACTGGGTCAAGGGCTGGATGAATTAAGCACAGGCTGCATTGATGAGGTGTGACGTGAACAAGTGGCTGTTTCCTGCCGTGACGGCGCTGGCTGTGCTCCAGGGGTGCGCCAGCGTCCCGCGCGGCAATATTCCGGTGGTCGACTCGAGCACCCGGGTGTCCAACAGCGAACGCGTGACGGCCAATCGCTCTGCGGGTGGCTATAACGCAGGTACCGCGCAGGCTCAAACGCTGCCTGAAGACTCCGGCGTGACCGTGATGATCCCACAGGGCGCTGGCGCTTCGGGCATCCAGACGTTCCCGGCGGCCAATGGCGCGGCGCCAATCAGCACCTCGCCGATTACCCCGGGGCCGATCACCCCAGGCCCAATTACCACTGGTCCGGTCACTTCGGCACCAATGACCACCAATCCAAACCCGATCGCCGACGAACCCTTCGACATCGCGGCTATGAACAGCGCCCCGCAAAGCACCAGCGCGCCAACCGGTATTCCGCGTAGCGGTGCTGCTACCGGTGGCCTGTCGGCCGACGAGCAGCTGGACGGCCCGGTGCTGGCGCTGCTGACCACCGCGAAGACCCAGCAGGGCAGCGGTGACTTCAACGGTGCCGCATCGAGCCTGGAGCGTGCTCAGCGCATTGCCCCGCGCGAGCCACAGGTACTGTACCGTCTGGCCCAGGTACGCCTGTCGCAAGGTGATGCACCGCAGGCCGAGCAGTTGGCGCGTCGTGCTTTGACTTACGCCAACGGCCGCCCGAGCCTGCAGGCCGAGCTGTGGAACACCAT is a genomic window containing:
- a CDS encoding tetratricopeptide repeat protein, whose product is MRCDVNKWLFPAVTALAVLQGCASVPRGNIPVVDSSTRVSNSERVTANRSAGGYNAGTAQAQTLPEDSGVTVMIPQGAGASGIQTFPAANGAAPISTSPITPGPITPGPITTGPVTSAPMTTNPNPIADEPFDIAAMNSAPQSTSAPTGIPRSGAATGGLSADEQLDGPVLALLTTAKTQQGSGDFNGAASSLERAQRIAPREPQVLYRLAQVRLSQGDAPQAEQLARRALTYANGRPSLQAELWNTIAQAREKQGDSAGAALARQKARVNS